In the Pseudoalteromonas ulvae UL12 genome, one interval contains:
- the ileS gene encoding isoleucine--tRNA ligase, with translation MSDYKHTLNLPETQFPMRGNLANREPGMLKTWYEQDLYGQIRNAKKGKKTFILHDGPPYANGNIHLGHSVNKILKDIIIKAKTLSDFDAPYVPGWDCHGLPIELQVEKKVGKPGQKVTAAEFREKCRAYAKKQVDGQKTDFIRLGVLGDWDRPYLTMNYDFEANAVRVLGRIIKNGHLHKGSKPVHWCTDCGSALAEAEVEYQDKQSPAIDVSFKFVDEAQLVAQFNLTDGHHGEGDAKVVIWTTTPWTLPANRAVAIHEKLEYSLIQVEAEHGTQRLVIGSDLVKETMDRYGFTKYHALGYCKGAALENLQVQHPFYDFTVPVILGEHVTTDSGTGAVHTAPGHGQEDFVVGKLYDLEVANPVGANGIYLPDTPLFAGQHVFKANASVIDVLTEKGTLMHHQALQHSYPHCWRHKTPIIFRATPQWFVSMDQANLREDSIREIKKTQWLPEWGESRIEKMVEGRPDWCISRQRTWGVPIALFAHKDTGEIHPNTQALIEQVAERIEQKGIQAWYDLEITELLSAEDAEQYMKVSDTLDVWFDSGVTHACVVDAREELVGPADLYLEGSDQHRGWFMSSMMTSVAINGHAPYRQVLTHGFTVDENGRKMSKSLGNVISPQDVMNKLGADILRLWVASTDYTAEMTVSDEIFNRAADRYRRIRNTSRYLLSNLNGFNPATDLVAIEDMVELDRWILDRAAVLQEEIIAAYDDYQMLVVTQKLTNFCTVELGSFYLDVIKDRQYTAKTDGLARRSCQTALYHIAEAMTRWMAPIMSFTAQEIWQILPGEREQFVFTGQWYEGLVKADNADASNEYWQTILTVRDQVNRVLESARKAELIGATLQAEVTLFADADLAQKLDRISSELRFVLLCSKVTVAPLGEAAADAHTTEIEGLVISVAATQGQKCERCWHYTDDVGTHEGHTDICGRCVTNVDGDGEHRQFA, from the coding sequence ATGAGCGACTACAAACATACTTTGAATCTACCGGAAACTCAGTTTCCAATGCGTGGCAACTTAGCCAACCGCGAACCAGGCATGCTCAAAACATGGTATGAACAGGATTTGTATGGTCAAATTCGTAATGCAAAAAAAGGCAAGAAAACCTTTATTCTGCACGATGGCCCTCCATACGCGAATGGTAATATTCACTTAGGTCACTCAGTCAATAAAATTTTAAAAGACATTATTATTAAAGCAAAGACGTTGTCTGACTTTGATGCACCTTATGTGCCTGGTTGGGATTGTCATGGATTACCGATTGAGCTTCAAGTTGAGAAAAAAGTCGGCAAGCCTGGGCAAAAAGTTACCGCAGCTGAGTTTCGCGAAAAATGCCGTGCGTATGCTAAAAAACAAGTTGATGGGCAAAAAACTGACTTTATTCGCCTTGGTGTGCTAGGTGATTGGGATCGTCCTTATTTGACAATGAACTATGACTTTGAAGCAAATGCTGTGCGTGTGCTTGGTCGTATTATTAAAAATGGTCATTTACACAAAGGCTCTAAACCTGTGCATTGGTGTACAGATTGTGGTTCTGCACTGGCCGAAGCGGAAGTTGAATACCAAGATAAACAATCGCCAGCCATTGATGTTAGCTTTAAATTTGTTGATGAAGCCCAGCTGGTAGCGCAATTTAATCTGACTGATGGTCATCATGGTGAAGGTGATGCAAAAGTAGTTATATGGACAACGACTCCTTGGACTTTACCGGCCAACCGCGCGGTTGCCATCCATGAGAAGCTGGAATATAGCCTGATCCAAGTTGAAGCAGAACACGGCACACAACGTTTAGTCATTGGTTCAGATCTCGTGAAAGAGACCATGGATCGCTATGGCTTCACAAAGTATCATGCTTTAGGTTACTGTAAAGGTGCTGCATTAGAAAATCTTCAAGTGCAACATCCGTTTTATGACTTTACTGTACCGGTCATTTTAGGCGAACACGTTACGACTGATTCGGGTACGGGTGCAGTTCATACCGCTCCAGGCCATGGTCAAGAAGATTTCGTGGTAGGCAAACTGTATGATCTTGAAGTAGCTAATCCTGTTGGTGCCAACGGTATTTACTTACCAGATACGCCGTTATTTGCTGGTCAGCATGTCTTCAAAGCCAATGCGAGTGTTATTGATGTGCTGACAGAAAAAGGCACGTTAATGCATCACCAAGCATTACAACATAGCTACCCTCATTGTTGGCGCCATAAAACTCCGATTATTTTCCGTGCGACTCCTCAATGGTTTGTTAGCATGGATCAAGCTAATTTACGTGAAGACTCAATTCGCGAAATTAAGAAAACTCAATGGTTACCAGAATGGGGCGAAAGCCGCATAGAAAAAATGGTAGAAGGCCGCCCTGATTGGTGTATTTCTCGTCAACGTACTTGGGGTGTACCTATCGCGTTGTTTGCTCATAAAGACACGGGTGAGATTCATCCAAATACACAAGCGCTGATTGAGCAAGTTGCTGAACGCATTGAGCAAAAAGGCATACAAGCTTGGTATGACTTAGAGATTACTGAATTATTGTCAGCTGAAGATGCTGAGCAATATATGAAAGTATCAGATACCTTGGATGTATGGTTTGACTCGGGTGTGACTCATGCCTGTGTTGTTGATGCGCGTGAAGAGTTAGTTGGCCCCGCTGATTTATATCTTGAAGGTTCAGATCAGCATCGTGGTTGGTTTATGTCATCAATGATGACATCGGTGGCCATTAATGGTCATGCCCCTTATCGTCAAGTGCTGACTCATGGTTTCACTGTGGACGAAAATGGTCGCAAAATGTCGAAATCATTAGGTAACGTGATTTCACCACAAGATGTCATGAATAAGCTCGGTGCTGATATTCTTCGTTTGTGGGTCGCATCAACTGATTACACCGCAGAAATGACAGTATCTGACGAAATATTTAATCGTGCAGCAGACCGTTATCGTCGTATTCGTAACACCAGTCGTTATTTGTTATCGAACCTGAATGGCTTTAACCCAGCAACAGATTTAGTTGCTATTGAAGATATGGTCGAGTTAGATCGATGGATTTTAGACCGAGCAGCGGTTTTACAAGAAGAAATCATTGCAGCCTATGACGACTATCAAATGTTAGTCGTGACGCAAAAGCTAACGAATTTCTGTACAGTTGAATTGGGTTCGTTTTATTTAGATGTGATCAAAGACCGTCAATATACCGCGAAAACGGATGGGCTAGCCCGCCGCTCATGCCAAACTGCGCTTTATCATATTGCAGAAGCAATGACACGTTGGATGGCACCAATCATGAGCTTCACAGCTCAAGAAATTTGGCAAATTCTGCCAGGTGAGCGTGAGCAATTTGTGTTTACCGGTCAATGGTATGAAGGGCTTGTTAAGGCTGATAACGCTGATGCGTCAAATGAATATTGGCAAACGATTTTAACAGTTCGTGATCAGGTCAATAGAGTGCTTGAGTCTGCTCGAAAAGCTGAGTTGATAGGCGCTACATTACAAGCTGAAGTCACTTTATTTGCTGACGCTGATCTTGCACAGAAGCTTGATCGTATTTCGTCTGAACTTCGTTTTGTTTTGTTATGTTCTAAGGTCACCGTTGCGCCATTAGGTGAAGCAGCTGCAGATGCGCATACGACAGAGATTGAAGGACTCGTTATTAGTGTTGCAGCAACACAAGGTCAAAAATGTGAGCGCTGTTGGCATTATACTGATGATGTTGGTACACACGAAGGTCATACAGATATTTGTGGTCGTTGTGTGACTAACGTGGATGGTGATGGCGAACATCGTCAATTTGCTTAG
- the murJ gene encoding murein biosynthesis integral membrane protein MurJ: protein MSKGLFRSGMIVSAMTMISRILGLVRDSVVANLLGAGVVADVFLFANRIPNFLRRLFAEGAFAQAFVPVLTEIKAQHDDDRVRLFVAQASGTLGTILLIVTILGVIGSPIIAALFGTTWFLAWLDGEPAGEKFELAGMMLKLTFPYLFFVSLVALSGAVLNVYNKFAAAAFTPVLLNVSLISCALFFHDSFSNPGFALALGVFIGGVAQLLFQVPFLYRARMLAKPKWAWQDDNVKKVRKLMLPAIFGVSVSQINLLLDTIIAAALTTGSIAWLYYSDRLIEFPLGLFGIGIATVILPALSKLHAQQEGNQFQATLDWGVRFVIWLGLPALLGLIVISPIIITVLFGHGEFIASDKNNVEQVANGVTAYAVGLVSFMLIKVLAPGFYAKQDTKTPVKIGIVALVLNMVFNLALAPFWGYVGLALATSLSATCNALLLFYFLAKQGTYSFSRTSMWFSLKCFVSATVMAGVVHYAEQSFSWQAAELKQQIMVLFLLIGIALFSYVLVLLLLGVRPAMIKNVSTTES from the coding sequence GTGAGTAAAGGGTTGTTCCGCTCAGGTATGATTGTAAGTGCAATGACCATGATATCACGTATTTTGGGATTGGTTCGAGACTCAGTTGTAGCGAATTTACTCGGTGCGGGTGTGGTTGCGGATGTATTTTTATTTGCGAACAGAATCCCCAATTTTCTTAGACGGTTATTTGCTGAAGGAGCATTTGCGCAGGCATTTGTCCCTGTACTCACTGAAATCAAAGCACAACATGATGATGATCGAGTTCGACTTTTTGTTGCACAAGCCAGTGGAACTCTGGGGACGATATTACTCATTGTCACGATATTGGGGGTGATTGGCTCTCCTATCATTGCCGCCTTGTTTGGCACAACGTGGTTTCTTGCTTGGTTGGATGGTGAGCCTGCTGGTGAAAAATTTGAACTCGCTGGGATGATGCTGAAGCTTACTTTTCCCTATTTGTTTTTTGTCAGTTTAGTTGCGCTATCTGGGGCTGTACTCAATGTCTATAATAAATTTGCCGCAGCGGCATTTACGCCCGTGTTGCTTAATGTTTCGCTAATTAGCTGTGCATTATTTTTTCATGATTCGTTTTCAAACCCTGGATTTGCTCTTGCGCTTGGAGTGTTTATTGGAGGGGTTGCGCAGTTATTATTTCAAGTGCCTTTTTTATATCGAGCTCGCATGTTGGCTAAACCGAAGTGGGCTTGGCAGGATGATAATGTTAAAAAAGTCAGGAAATTAATGCTGCCAGCGATTTTTGGGGTGTCTGTCAGCCAGATCAATTTATTGCTCGATACTATTATTGCTGCAGCATTAACAACTGGATCAATTGCTTGGTTGTATTATTCCGACCGTTTAATTGAGTTCCCACTGGGGCTTTTTGGTATTGGCATCGCGACTGTGATATTGCCAGCGTTGTCGAAATTACATGCGCAGCAAGAGGGGAATCAGTTTCAAGCGACCCTAGATTGGGGAGTTCGGTTTGTTATTTGGCTTGGTTTACCCGCATTGCTTGGTTTAATTGTAATTAGCCCTATTATCATTACGGTTCTTTTTGGGCATGGTGAATTTATTGCCAGCGATAAAAATAATGTTGAACAAGTTGCTAACGGAGTGACGGCTTATGCTGTTGGATTAGTCAGCTTTATGTTGATTAAAGTGTTAGCACCAGGCTTTTATGCCAAGCAAGATACAAAAACACCAGTAAAAATAGGTATTGTTGCGTTGGTATTGAACATGGTATTCAATCTGGCTTTAGCTCCTTTTTGGGGTTATGTTGGATTGGCGTTGGCGACATCACTGTCGGCAACGTGTAATGCGTTATTGTTGTTCTATTTTTTAGCGAAGCAGGGAACATACTCGTTTTCCAGAACAAGCATGTGGTTTAGTTTAAAATGCTTTGTCTCAGCGACGGTGATGGCGGGAGTCGTTCACTACGCAGAACAATCATTTTCTTGGCAAGCTGCCGAGCTGAAACAGCAAATAATGGTGTTATTTCTATTAATAGGCATCGCATTGTTTAGCTATGTATTGGTATTATTACTGCTTGGAGTCAGACCTGCGATGATAAAAAATGTCTCGACTACTGAATCCTAA
- the ribF gene encoding bifunctional riboflavin kinase/FAD synthetase: MELVRGVHNIRDRHRGCVLTIGNFDGVHLGHVEVLNGLISDAKRLSLPSTVMLFEPQPQEFFAKDKAPARLTRLRDKLTLLAKIGIDRVICIAFNANFAKLDPEFFVEGILHQQLGVKALTVGDDFKFGANRAGDFTLLEEMGRKLAFEVKNTASFRQQNCRVSSTAIRTSLQNGDFLAAQQMLGHSYTISGRVIHGWKKGRELGFPTANVALKRQVSPLHGVFAVSVATTDGILRGVANIGCKPTLNGKKTLLEVHLFDFSGNLYGKFISVEIVKKLRDEQKFDTLAQLISQIEIDVNNAKQCFV, from the coding sequence ATGGAATTAGTCAGAGGTGTTCATAATATTAGGGATAGACACCGAGGCTGTGTGCTGACTATTGGTAATTTTGATGGGGTACACTTAGGCCATGTTGAGGTCCTGAACGGATTAATCTCTGACGCAAAACGATTATCTTTGCCGAGCACTGTGATGTTGTTTGAACCGCAACCACAAGAATTTTTTGCAAAAGATAAAGCACCAGCGCGTTTAACGCGCCTGCGAGATAAGTTAACCTTGCTAGCTAAAATCGGTATAGACCGAGTGATTTGTATTGCGTTTAACGCCAATTTTGCCAAGTTAGATCCTGAGTTTTTTGTTGAAGGTATTTTACATCAACAACTCGGAGTTAAAGCTCTGACGGTAGGCGATGACTTTAAGTTTGGTGCCAATCGTGCCGGTGATTTTACATTACTGGAAGAAATGGGTCGCAAACTTGCGTTTGAAGTAAAAAATACTGCGAGTTTTCGTCAGCAAAATTGTCGAGTAAGTAGTACGGCGATAAGAACATCCTTGCAAAATGGGGATTTTTTAGCAGCTCAGCAAATGCTTGGGCACTCTTATACAATTTCTGGCCGAGTGATACATGGTTGGAAAAAAGGTCGGGAACTGGGGTTTCCGACAGCAAATGTAGCCTTAAAAAGACAAGTAAGTCCATTACATGGTGTGTTTGCGGTGAGTGTCGCAACCACTGATGGGATCCTTCGGGGTGTAGCAAATATTGGCTGCAAACCAACACTCAATGGTAAAAAAACCTTATTAGAAGTGCATCTTTTCGATTTTTCAGGAAATTTGTACGGTAAATTTATTAGCGTAGAGATCGTAAAAAAACTACGTGATGAACAAAAGTTCGACACTCTGGCTCAGCTTATTTCACAAATCGAAATCGATGTGAATAATGCCAAACAGTGTTTCGTTTAA
- the rpsT gene encoding 30S ribosomal protein S20 has protein sequence MANIKSAKKRALTSEKRRQHNASRRSMMRTFFKKVIAAIEAGNKEAAQEAFSAAVPVLDRYATKGLIHKNKAARHKSRLAAKIKAL, from the coding sequence TTGGCTAACATCAAGTCTGCAAAGAAACGCGCTTTAACTAGCGAAAAACGCCGTCAACACAACGCAAGTCGTCGTTCAATGATGCGTACTTTTTTCAAAAAAGTAATCGCTGCTATTGAAGCTGGCAACAAAGAAGCTGCACAAGAAGCATTCTCGGCAGCTGTACCTGTATTAGATCGTTACGCAACTAAAGGTCTAATTCACAAAAACAAAGCTGCTCGTCATAAGAGCCGTTTAGCTGCGAAAATCAAAGCACTATAA
- a CDS encoding response regulator: protein MGADFSVLIVDDVGTVRNFLHQTLVHLGIDNISEASTAGQCLQMSEDNQYSIIFLDIELPDGNGKEIIEKLNQISPSSNVVMVSAHSTVENVKDAIDKGAKGFVVKPFSPKKIAAILKKFAPDGPQVKLPD from the coding sequence ATGGGTGCAGATTTTTCTGTATTAATCGTGGATGATGTTGGGACTGTTCGTAATTTTTTGCATCAAACATTGGTGCATTTAGGGATAGATAACATTTCAGAAGCATCAACAGCTGGTCAGTGCTTACAAATGAGCGAAGATAACCAATATTCGATCATTTTTTTGGATATTGAGTTACCTGATGGTAATGGAAAAGAGATTATCGAAAAATTAAACCAAATATCACCTTCTAGTAATGTTGTGATGGTTTCTGCTCATTCAACGGTAGAAAATGTAAAAGATGCGATAGACAAAGGCGCTAAAGGATTTGTAGTGAAGCCTTTTTCCCCGAAAAAGATTGCTGCTATTTTAAAAAAGTTTGCCCCTGATGGGCCTCAAGTTAAATTACCTGATTAG
- the smrA gene encoding DNA endonuclease SmrA, producing MSNSEDNLFSQLMSDVDAFEPTAFIRPQKSLHASDAQREKQMAAMAEVNSTHDYLSQETVEFIEPYDVVSFKKSGVQAGVFKNLRLGKYQFDASLELHDFKLHRAKRVLLDFLDDCLQRNIRVVLIHHGLGLKNTPVPAILKSYSYKWLTQCEQVLALHSALKPHGGAEAMYVLLTKSDAKKLENKELNRRNK from the coding sequence ATGAGCAATTCCGAAGATAATTTATTTTCTCAATTAATGAGTGATGTTGATGCGTTTGAACCCACTGCATTTATTCGACCTCAAAAATCCCTCCACGCAAGTGATGCACAGCGTGAAAAACAAATGGCCGCCATGGCTGAAGTTAATTCTACTCACGATTACTTAAGTCAAGAAACGGTTGAGTTTATTGAACCATACGACGTAGTTAGCTTTAAGAAAAGTGGTGTACAAGCTGGTGTATTTAAAAATTTAAGACTAGGCAAATATCAATTTGATGCGAGCTTAGAGCTACATGATTTTAAGCTTCACAGAGCCAAACGTGTACTACTGGATTTTCTTGATGATTGCCTGCAACGCAACATTCGAGTGGTATTAATTCATCATGGATTAGGACTAAAAAATACTCCTGTTCCTGCAATTTTAAAAAGCTACAGCTATAAATGGTTGACTCAATGCGAACAAGTACTGGCTTTGCATAGTGCGTTAAAACCACATGGTGGAGCTGAAGCCATGTACGTTTTATTGACAAAAAGTGACGCTAAAAAGTTAGAAAATAAAGAATTGAATCGTAGAAATAAATAA